A single region of the Parasphingorhabdus litoris DSM 22379 genome encodes:
- a CDS encoding tetratricopeptide repeat protein, which yields MIDALKTPITIGFVAASLTLGACSNDSNDPMGAAESAFAENDYRAARIYLMSALKENGADPEANLLYGKTLLRLGDGVAAEAAFKKLEDNPEYQAELPGLMAHALLLRDMPERALALIENPDAKNASLAYWVKARALLALERREEAVAALNEGLAAMPEDARLLALRGNYEVDERNVSAARQTAALALKYDPENLDALLLSGQLELMRQDLPAAKAAFDKALKLYPDSITPLFSVAAVNADLGNAKEAKANLNRILELAPGHPMALFLMARIAFNDGDIDRAHELVQGAGDTLNDVPGSALLRGEIAYLQGNYEQAIERLRKFLVDMPGHVQATMVLASALEAAGNKAEAYQLLKPAAQRANATPQLLALAAKLGKSQNDPAAANFESRAKVPQGRDDIALKMTEAGQAITAKQWTKAAAIYADLRAAGLDGNAIIMNNSALVQLELGNKAQAVSFARAALALTPDDPNVLDTLGWTLLQSGQDKGEALQMLRQASSRAPGNLEIRWHLANALAANGQAAEAKRVIASLKAFASAEQQAQIDQLLAKL from the coding sequence ATGATAGACGCCTTGAAAACCCCCATAACCATAGGCTTCGTAGCGGCCTCGCTCACTCTCGGTGCCTGTTCGAACGACAGCAACGATCCCATGGGCGCTGCCGAATCTGCTTTTGCCGAAAATGATTACCGAGCCGCGCGCATCTATTTGATGTCAGCCTTGAAGGAAAATGGTGCGGATCCCGAGGCTAATCTACTTTATGGGAAAACCCTTCTGAGGCTTGGCGATGGCGTGGCGGCAGAAGCGGCGTTCAAAAAGCTGGAAGATAATCCGGAATATCAGGCAGAGTTGCCGGGCTTAATGGCTCATGCATTGCTGCTGCGTGATATGCCGGAACGCGCTTTGGCGTTGATCGAAAACCCTGATGCCAAAAATGCGAGTTTGGCTTATTGGGTGAAGGCACGGGCGCTGCTTGCCTTGGAACGGAGAGAAGAAGCAGTTGCAGCGCTAAACGAAGGCTTGGCGGCAATGCCTGAAGATGCCCGACTATTGGCGCTTCGAGGCAATTATGAAGTGGATGAGCGCAATGTCAGCGCGGCTCGTCAGACTGCGGCTCTCGCCCTGAAATATGATCCGGAAAATCTCGATGCCTTGCTGCTTTCCGGTCAATTGGAACTCATGCGTCAAGACCTGCCAGCCGCGAAAGCCGCCTTTGACAAGGCCCTTAAGTTATATCCCGACAGCATAACCCCGCTTTTTTCTGTCGCTGCGGTCAATGCTGATTTGGGGAATGCCAAGGAAGCGAAAGCCAATTTGAACAGGATATTGGAGCTGGCTCCGGGGCATCCGATGGCACTTTTCCTGATGGCGAGAATTGCGTTTAACGATGGTGATATTGATCGAGCGCATGAGCTTGTCCAGGGCGCTGGTGATACACTGAACGATGTTCCCGGTTCGGCACTTCTGCGCGGTGAAATCGCATATCTGCAAGGCAATTATGAGCAAGCCATTGAACGGTTGCGTAAATTCCTGGTGGATATGCCCGGACATGTTCAAGCTACCATGGTATTGGCTTCTGCTCTGGAAGCTGCAGGAAATAAAGCTGAAGCCTATCAATTGCTAAAACCAGCAGCACAGCGTGCCAATGCCACACCCCAGTTGCTGGCGCTTGCAGCAAAGCTTGGGAAATCGCAAAATGACCCGGCGGCTGCCAATTTCGAATCTCGAGCAAAGGTGCCACAAGGCCGGGATGACATTGCGCTGAAAATGACCGAGGCGGGGCAGGCTATTACCGCGAAACAATGGACAAAGGCGGCCGCAATCTATGCCGATCTGCGTGCTGCCGGTCTTGATGGCAATGCGATCATCATGAATAACAGCGCGCTGGTACAGCTGGAACTGGGCAACAAGGCGCAGGCTGTGTCCTTTGCCCGTGCGGCTTTGGCGCTGACGCCAGATGATCCCAATGTGCTGGATACACTGGGCTGGACGCTGTTGCAGTCAGGGCAGGATAAAGGTGAGGCGTTGCAAATGTTGCGGCAAGCTTCATCGCGTGCGCCAGGTAACCTGGAGATTCGTTGGCATCTCGCCAATGCGCTGGCCGCTAATGGGCAGGCCGCAGAAGCGAAGCGGGTGATTGCGAGTTTGAAGGCGTTTGCAAGTGCGGAACAGCAGGCACAAATCGACCAATTGCTCGCCAAGCTCTGA
- a CDS encoding chloramphenicol phosphotransferase CPT family protein — MPMPARIIILNGSSSVGKTSTAKAIQQFASSAFMHLQMDSFLEMLPKRLDNHVDGLLFQNIGSDESPEIAVSSGPALQKLMSGMRGAVAAMASHDNNIVVDDVLWDQKDFDEYRDLLTEFDLKFVLLDAPLDVIEHRERSRGDRTLGLARWQFDRVRNYQNYDLIVDTLDSDVESCAKKIVAAFGL; from the coding sequence ATGCCAATGCCAGCTAGAATCATAATTCTGAATGGATCGAGTAGCGTCGGCAAAACCTCCACTGCGAAAGCCATTCAACAATTTGCATCCAGTGCTTTCATGCATCTGCAAATGGATTCCTTTCTGGAAATGTTACCGAAGCGTCTGGATAACCACGTAGACGGCTTGTTGTTCCAAAATATCGGTTCTGATGAAAGTCCTGAAATAGCCGTCTCAAGCGGTCCAGCTCTGCAAAAGCTGATGTCGGGTATGCGGGGAGCGGTGGCCGCAATGGCAAGTCATGATAACAATATTGTTGTTGATGATGTCTTGTGGGATCAAAAAGACTTTGATGAATATCGGGATTTGTTGACGGAGTTCGATCTGAAATTCGTGCTGCTGGACGCACCACTCGATGTTATTGAGCATCGGGAGCGTTCACGAGGCGACCGAACTCTTGGTTTGGCGCGATGGCAATTTGACCGTGTTCGGAACTATCAAAATTATGACCTTATTGTTGACACTTTAGATTCTGATGTTGAATCCTGTGCAAAAAAAATTGTCGCTGCTTTCGGCCTTTGA
- a CDS encoding zinc-dependent alcohol dehydrogenase family protein, which translates to MKAIQLHAPASLDNLQLVDLPDPAAPGPGEIAVRLRASSLNYHDYAVVKGMLPTADNRIPMSDGAGEVAAVGEGVTEFKVGDAVVSTFFPDWIDGTMPDGGFQRVPGDGIDGYACEQAVGPATAWTHAPKGYSAAEAATLTCAGLTAWRALFVDGCVKPSDTVLVQGTGGVSIFALQFAKAAGATVIATSSSDEKLGRLKDLGADHLINYKEVEAWGPKVLELTGGAGVDCVVEIGGPGTLDQSMMATRIGGHIALIGVLTGFAGPVQTGLLMAKNLRVQGLTVGSRAQQLDMIAAVEANGIKPVLDKHFPLADLADAFRHQESGAHFGKIVVDI; encoded by the coding sequence ATGAAAGCGATCCAACTCCACGCCCCCGCCTCACTCGACAACCTCCAACTGGTCGATCTTCCCGATCCAGCAGCTCCCGGACCCGGTGAAATTGCAGTACGGCTGCGCGCGTCATCGCTCAACTATCATGACTATGCCGTGGTCAAGGGCATGCTGCCAACTGCGGACAACCGCATTCCGATGTCGGATGGCGCCGGAGAGGTCGCGGCGGTGGGTGAGGGGGTTACGGAATTCAAAGTCGGTGACGCGGTGGTCTCGACCTTTTTCCCGGACTGGATTGACGGCACGATGCCAGATGGCGGGTTCCAGCGTGTGCCCGGTGACGGAATTGACGGCTATGCCTGTGAACAGGCGGTGGGCCCGGCCACGGCATGGACCCATGCGCCAAAGGGTTACAGCGCAGCCGAAGCGGCAACGTTGACCTGTGCGGGCCTGACTGCTTGGCGCGCGCTGTTCGTCGATGGCTGCGTGAAACCCAGTGATACCGTGCTGGTACAGGGCACGGGTGGCGTTTCGATTTTCGCGTTGCAGTTTGCCAAGGCAGCGGGTGCGACGGTGATAGCGACCTCTTCATCGGATGAAAAACTAGGGCGGCTCAAAGACTTGGGTGCGGATCATCTGATCAATTACAAAGAAGTCGAAGCGTGGGGACCCAAAGTTCTCGAACTCACCGGCGGCGCGGGCGTGGATTGTGTGGTCGAAATTGGCGGACCGGGCACGCTCGACCAGTCAATGATGGCGACGCGCATTGGCGGTCATATCGCGCTGATCGGTGTGCTGACCGGTTTTGCCGGACCCGTCCAGACGGGCTTGCTCATGGCGAAGAACCTGCGTGTACAAGGCCTGACCGTGGGCAGCCGCGCACAGCAGCTGGACATGATCGCTGCTGTTGAGGCCAATGGCATCAAGCCGGTTCTCGACAAGCATTTTCCGTTGGCAGACTTGGCAGATGCTTTCCGTCATCAGGAATCAGGGGCGCATTTCGGCAAAATCGTGGTTGATATCTGA
- a CDS encoding endonuclease III domain-containing protein, which yields MQVTFDFDSRSALLDQIQQQLIAHFGRIIRPAEKRRDPVWTLVQGVIGARSKTAVSNASTDRLLADFGSWEAVAGLPLETLTDYLANQTFPDLSASRLKDCLSEIINRCGAADLSRLTEMTTTEAMAWLESLPGVARKISAGVVCNSTLERKALVIDTHHRRVIQRIGLVPPKADTTRSYDILMPVLPSDWSAADIDEHHLQVKRLGQTLCRPNRPDCAACPLRSDCETGQTAGQKTA from the coding sequence ATGCAAGTGACCTTCGATTTCGATTCCCGATCTGCGTTGCTGGACCAGATTCAGCAGCAATTGATCGCGCATTTCGGACGAATCATTCGCCCCGCCGAAAAGCGCCGTGACCCGGTCTGGACGCTGGTGCAGGGCGTTATCGGCGCGCGATCAAAAACGGCGGTGTCCAATGCCTCGACAGACCGACTATTGGCTGATTTCGGCAGCTGGGAAGCAGTTGCAGGGCTACCACTGGAGACGCTGACCGACTATCTCGCCAATCAGACTTTTCCTGACCTTTCGGCAAGTCGTCTCAAAGATTGTCTGTCGGAAATCATCAATCGTTGCGGGGCCGCAGACCTGTCTCGCCTTACGGAAATGACAACCACAGAAGCGATGGCATGGCTGGAATCCTTGCCCGGCGTCGCGCGCAAGATTAGCGCGGGTGTGGTGTGCAATAGTACGCTAGAGCGCAAGGCACTGGTTATCGACACGCATCATCGCCGGGTCATCCAGCGCATCGGTCTGGTACCACCGAAAGCGGATACGACACGCAGCTATGATATCCTGATGCCGGTTCTGCCATCAGATTGGTCGGCGGCGGATATTGATGAACATCATTTGCAGGTCAAACGGCTGGGCCAGACTCTCTGCCGGCCCAATCGCCCCGATTGTGCGGCCTGTCCGTTGCGCAGCGATTGTGAGACCGGGCAAACTGCCGGGCAAAAAACAGCGTGA
- the guaA gene encoding glutamine-hydrolyzing GMP synthase, protein MSIAHEETILIVDFGSQVTQLIARRVREAGVYSEIAPFNNAEEAFERMQPKGIILSGGPASVTEEGSPRIPQAFLDADIPVLGICYGQQVMTTQLGGQVEGGESGEFGRAFIEISESCVLFDGLWKVGEKHQVWMSHGDKVTEFAPGFRIVATTEGAPFAIIADDEKRFYGMQFHPEVVHTPDGGKLIANFVRHVCGCAGDWTMAEFKAAKINEIREQVGDGKVICGLSGGVDSAVAAVLIHEAIGEQLTCVFVDHGLMRQGEADQVVSLFKGHYNIPLVHLDVETLFLNGLKGETDPEKKRKFIGKTFIDVFEIEAKKVGGADFLAQGTLYPDVIESVSFTGGPSVTIKSHHNVGGLPERMNMKLVEPLRELFKDEVRALGRELGLPEIFVGRHPFPGPGLAIRIPGEVTKERCDILRKADAIYLEEIRNAGLYDAIWQAFAVLLPVKTVGVMGDGRTYDSVCGLRAVTSTDGMTADVYPFDASFLTRVATRIVNEVKGINRVVYDYTSKPPGTIEWE, encoded by the coding sequence ATGTCCATAGCCCATGAAGAAACCATATTGATCGTCGATTTCGGCTCTCAAGTCACGCAGCTCATTGCCCGCCGGGTCCGTGAAGCGGGGGTCTATTCCGAAATTGCCCCGTTCAACAATGCCGAAGAGGCGTTTGAACGAATGCAGCCGAAGGGAATCATCCTCTCCGGTGGCCCCGCCAGTGTCACCGAAGAAGGCAGCCCGCGTATACCGCAGGCCTTTCTCGATGCCGACATTCCGGTGCTGGGTATCTGCTACGGTCAGCAGGTGATGACCACGCAATTGGGCGGTCAGGTTGAGGGCGGTGAAAGCGGCGAATTTGGCCGCGCCTTTATCGAAATTTCCGAAAGCTGCGTCCTTTTCGACGGCCTGTGGAAGGTCGGCGAAAAGCATCAGGTGTGGATGAGTCACGGTGACAAGGTTACCGAATTTGCTCCCGGTTTCCGGATCGTCGCGACTACCGAAGGCGCGCCCTTTGCGATTATCGCGGATGACGAAAAGCGCTTTTACGGCATGCAGTTCCATCCCGAAGTCGTGCATACGCCCGATGGCGGCAAGCTGATCGCCAATTTCGTCCGCCATGTCTGCGGCTGTGCCGGCGACTGGACGATGGCGGAATTCAAGGCCGCCAAGATCAACGAAATTCGCGAACAGGTTGGTGATGGCAAGGTCATCTGCGGTCTTTCCGGCGGTGTTGACAGCGCGGTGGCGGCGGTGCTGATCCACGAAGCGATTGGTGAGCAGCTGACCTGCGTCTTTGTCGATCACGGGCTGATGCGGCAGGGTGAGGCGGATCAGGTGGTGAGCCTGTTTAAGGGGCACTATAATATCCCGCTGGTCCATCTGGATGTGGAAACACTGTTCCTCAACGGCCTGAAGGGTGAGACGGATCCGGAGAAGAAGCGCAAATTTATTGGCAAGACCTTTATCGATGTCTTTGAGATCGAAGCGAAAAAAGTTGGCGGTGCTGATTTCCTTGCCCAAGGCACGCTCTATCCCGATGTGATCGAAAGCGTCAGTTTTACCGGCGGACCCAGCGTCACGATCAAATCCCACCACAATGTCGGCGGCCTTCCCGAGCGCATGAATATGAAGCTGGTCGAACCGCTGCGCGAACTGTTCAAGGATGAAGTCCGCGCACTGGGCCGTGAACTTGGACTTCCCGAAATTTTCGTCGGTCGCCACCCATTCCCCGGCCCGGGCCTTGCCATCCGCATTCCCGGTGAAGTGACCAAGGAACGCTGCGACATTTTACGCAAAGCCGACGCTATCTATCTGGAAGAAATCAGAAATGCTGGCCTTTATGACGCGATTTGGCAGGCTTTTGCCGTGCTGCTTCCGGTCAAGACAGTCGGCGTGATGGGCGATGGCCGCACCTATGACAGCGTCTGCGGCCTGCGCGCGGTAACGAGCACCGATGGCATGACCGCCGATGTCTATCCGTTCGACGCCAGCTTTCTGACGCGGGTGGCCACACGGATTGTCAACGAGGTAAAGGGGATTAACCGGGTGGTTTATGATTATACCTCGAAACCGCCGGGGACGATTGAGTGGGAGTAA